The Clupea harengus chromosome 13, Ch_v2.0.2, whole genome shotgun sequence DNA window TTTCCCGATTCACGTAATGTCCCTGGGAATGGTTCACTTTTAGATCTTCGTAAAGACAACattttgtcttctctcctcaccaGTTCACATGAATATGAAACTCTGAGCCGCCAGTACCAGTCACCCCATGGAATCAGCAGTACCAGCTCTCTGCATTTTTCACAAGCTAAAGACAAGGTGTCAAGTGGTCATCTCTTTTTCACTGGCACTTTAGAAGAGCAGCAGTGTGCTTCTGACAATTTAATGCAAACAAGTAGCAGAGAATCAGACATTGATGTGTCACCATCGTATGACCGACATGAATTCTCAGAACCTCTACAAAGTTTTCCAATACGTACCAAAGATATCCAAACCCGCCCTTTGTCAGTCTTGAGGACTTCTGCTGCAGTTTCTCCTAACACACCAAGAACAGCTAGAAAAAGCAGAAGAGGATCTTTCCCTCGAACAAAGGATGGTTCTCTTTGTCGCATTGATCCCGATAGCCATTGTGACATAGTTTATATTGGGAAATCCATTACGGAGTGTCAGTTGGAGTCTTCAAACCGGATGCTACCACGACGGAATGCCAGGAAAAGCATTAGGGGTCACATGTATACTGAAGAGTTCCTGGAGCTCAAAACTGTACGAACACTGGCACGGAAATCAGCAGAAAATGGAAGTGGTAATTGTCCGGCACCAATGCCTGTCATCACTTTAGTCACTCCAAAACAGGTCCTTGCCAAGCCAGACGGTGTCCCCCCAGTGGACATGCCATTTGCTGGAGGTTGTGGGGAATCCGTTGTGCAGACAACACCATCGGAAACACCAGTGGAGAGCGAAATGCTTGGTGATGTGTTGACAAATGTGAATGATGTCGATGTGGTTGTGGAAACAAGTCAGACTGGTCAGACAACATGCCCAGACAAGATAGACGCTCCTCCTGAAGTTATCACACCAGTAACAGTTCAGAAGGGCAGTCCGTCTGAACAAGATGAGGATGTATGCACTGCAGAGCCACTTTCCCAGCAATCAATGGAGCTACCTGCCACCGATGATCTAGAGAAGGCAGATTTTGAACAGAATAACGAAAGCGTTGAAAATTCCGAACCAGTGCTGGAGATGACGACAAAAGAGGATCCACCATGTGAGCAGTCACCTAAGCCACTTTCTGTCTCAGATGACAAGGGTATAGATGAGCCCTGTGTCGTAAATGAATCACCAGCCCTGGCACAAGAGGATGACCTTAGTTTGAAAGATAAAGAAACTAATGTAGTGTTGAAAGAACAAAATGTTGGCTTACACGTTTCAGCTGATGTAGAAGGACTGTCAGAAACTTCAGCGTTAGCGGAAGAGGCTTTTGACGACACCACTCAAGATGATGAGGTGTTAGATGAACATTCCGGCACTGAAACAGAATTGAGCACTGTTCGAAGCAGctgtgaaaaagaggagaaagaagttGATGAGCCCACTAGTGAATATACTTGTTCCGATACTCCCCCAGAAACATATTTGGAGAAGGAAGAAGTGGCGAGAGAGGTTTTGAGTTCACCAGAGagtaaaaaactgaaaaaacgCAGAACCTTTGGCAGCTCTGACAGACGATTGCGCAGTAGGGCCTCAGGTGTTGAAGAGGGATCCACGACCCCTGAGAAAAATGATAAAACCGCATCAGCACAAGTCTCTGATTCTGCTGCAGAAGAACCTAAGAGTCCTGAGACAAAGCGTCCTTTGAGATCCGTTAAGGCAAAACCATTAGCAAGTGATGTATCTACCAGTGAAGCTCAGCACAGTGCAGAAGTCTGCAAAGAACCAACACAACAGTCCAGCACTGATCAATTGGACAAAACAGCTGATTCAAGTTCTAGTGAGAACCCAGAAGCAGATTACGTGGTGCTGGCGAAAAAGATGCTTAGGTCAGGGCAGGCAAAGCAGACACTTGATCAAGAGGGAGAACAGAAGGCAGTTTCCCCAGTAGCAAACATCACTGATGCTCAGATTTCAACAACCGAAGAgctagaagaaaaaaaggaaactcCTGAGACGGACAAGTCACTTTCAGACATGTCTGAACAGACAGGATTGAAAGATTTGCATGTTCCTGATCCTCCCAGTAAAGATAGTCTTATGGAGCCACTCAGTCCTGAGTCAGACCCCTCTCTTGTGACGAGCCCTAGAGTCTCAAGACATATGCCTTTGAGAAGCAAGACCAGCCCTGTGGACAGCATTACACCTCTACCTATGGGGAAGTCTTCCACAGAAAATACAGTCGAAAAGTCTGGACACATGCCTCTAAGAAGTGCAAGCACCATTGTAGCTGACGACGCGCACAGGGATTCCCGAAGCACCTCCACAAGTTCTGCTGAAGAAAAATTTAGATACATGCCGTTGAGAAGCCGAATAGGTATAGATAGTGATGGCAGTTCTTCAGCTGGAAATCATTCTGAGAGTGCTGGGCGTATGCCCTTAAGAAGCAGCAGCATTATCACACCCATGAGCCCTACAACGTCTGCAAGGGCCAGGAAAGCTCAGAGATCTCCCAGGCTTTCCAAATTTGGAGTCCTttcctcagacacagacactgaacaGAAACCTATTAGATCCCCTCGGAAGACTAGACCTGGAAAGGTTACGCAGGGTCAAATGAAGGGACCTGTTATGCCTTTCATTTTGCCTGGCATCCCAAACTCTGAGCCCGTAGCACCAAATCCCCACAAGTTCTTGCAGGCCCtaagaagagaagaaaatcaACACCTTGTAATGAACCTGAATACCAAATTTGATAAAATGCATAAAGGGTGGGTCCACACGGATAAAGAAGGGCCCCAAACACCAAGATCCAGGAACAAAGCAGACCGCCTGAAAGACATCTGGAAAAGCAAGCGTAGAATTCGAAAACCCAGATCTTTAGAACCCCATAAATTTTCACCTGTACAGATGCTATTTATGAAATCCTTTGATTTGCCTAGCATTTGTCGCTGGTTCTTGCAGTCCACAGAAACAAAGTCACTCGTCATTGTCAAAAAGGTAAACACACGACTTCCGTCTGAAACGCAGCTGTTTTTTAACAGTTCGTCCTCTATGGCAGGGACCTCACATGGTGTCTTTCCGAGTGTGCAAGCAGAGCGTTTGAAGAAACACCTGAAGAAGTTTGCCATTGCCTCCCCGGTCAAGAGCAATGCCAAGAGTCAAAAGCTTATTGCTGAGGCATTGGAAAAAGAACCCATCATCATAAAGTCGAAAGAAAAAGGGCCGTTAACCACCGCTACTCGGATGTCCACCAAGCCTCCGAGTTTCAGGGGTGCGTCACAGTCCACTGAGAGCCAGAAGGCCTCAGGTGTTGGGAAAAACCCAGCTAGTGCCAGGATCCTGAGAAAATACTCCAACATACGAGAGAAATTGCAAGGGCAGCAGCAGACGAGAAAACCGCAGTCGAGAAAAGACCCTAAGGCCGGAAACAAAGGGCCGTCCAAGCAGAAGTTGTCCTCCAAGCAACAGAAACTGGCGCTTTCAAAGAGAAGTGGCGGTAAAGGCACAAAAGTTCCCAAGAAAGAAAAGGCTAAGCAGTCCCCCTTGAGTAAAAAGAGTGCAGCAAGGACTTCTGGTAAAGAAAAGGTCACAAAGACAACCAGCAGTAAAGCATTGAAGGAACACGC harbors:
- the wu:fc17b08 gene encoding uncharacterized protein wu:fc17b08 isoform X4, with protein sequence MRRKPPQTKRSVSVRVHVRIGRQKMASLCKRQQCMIERRGIRQDLDSWRYKLIQCVGFESILEGLFGSRLKDDLRLFKDCQPEGVSDWSFDENCLFCCLRREKVKEHLLGLNNDSLGSVARPLSFIKDQFNISNLEREAEEFLNAVLHRKDLPSFSDPDIPVVAREIMQRMIRQFAAEYTSKTSAAQGAPQPNGASDQSLLTTHSHTPAPAPAPAPAATAPATLTSARNPVLSQLLMAEQEAPLDLTVKKPDAIVCEQDGVLDLSTNKSRNKGAGSARAPTAPLVKGDSHDLDLAYASDLQSTSDLERFMAKLCLHHQRQIVDALGYLETEVKADASSSVSNVAARDERQPGSCGLVPCQQSSEVQCSSKARCKAEVLELAIQGHGKKVALEKNTYFPDSRNVPGNGSLLDLRKDNILSSLLTSSHEYETLSRQYQSPHGISSTSSLHFSQAKDKVSSGHLFFTGTLEEQQCASDNLMQTSSRESDIDVSPSYDRHEFSEPLQSFPIRTKDIQTRPLSVLRTSAAVSPNTPRTARKSRRGSFPRTKDGSLCRIDPDSHCDIVYIGKSITECQLESSNRMLPRRNARKSIRGHMYTEEFLELKTVRTLARKSAENGSGNCPAPMPVITLVTPKQVLAKPDGVPPVDMPFAGGCGESVVQTTPSETPVESEMLGDVLTNVNDVDVVVETSQTGQTTCPDKIDAPPEVITPVTVQKGSPSEQDEDVCTAEPLSQQSMELPATDDLEKADFEQNNESVENSEPVLEMTTKEDPPCEQSPKPLSVSDDKGIDEPCVVNESPALAQEDDLSLKDKETNVVLKEQNVGLHVSADVEGLSETSALAEEAFDDTTQDDEVLDEHSGTETELSTVRSSCEKEEKEVDEPTSEYTCSDTPPETYLEKEEVAREVLSSPESKKLKKRRTFGSSDRRLRSRASGVEEGSTTPEKNDKTASAQVSDSAAEEPKSPETKRPLRSVKAKPLASDVSTSEAQHSAEVCKEPTQQSSTDQLDKTADSSSSENPEADYVVLAKKMLRSGQAKQTLDQEGEQKAVSPVANITDAQISTTEELEEKKETPETDKSLSDMSEQTGLKDLHVPDPPSKDSLMEPLSPESDPSLVTSPRVSRHMPLRSKTSPVDSITPLPMGKSSTENTVEKSGHMPLRSASTIVADDAHRDSRSTSTSSAEEKFRYMPLRSRIGIDSDGSSSAGNHSESAGRMPLRSSSIITPMSPTTSARARKAQRSPRLSKFGVLSSDTDTEQKPIRSPRKTRPGKVTQGQMKGPVMPFILPGIPNSEPVAPNPHKFLQALRREENQHLVMNLNTKFDKMHKGWVHTDKEGPQTPRSRNKADRLKDIWKSKRRIRKPRSLEPHKFSPVQMLFMKSFDLPSICRWFLQSTETKSLVIVKKVNTRLPSETQLFFNSSSSMAGTSHGVFPSVQAERLKKHLKKFAIASPVKSNAKSQKLIAEALEKEPIIIKSKEKGPLTTATRMSTKPPSFRGASQSTESQKASGVGKNPASARILRKYSNIREKLQGQQQTRKPQSRKDPKAGNKGPSKQKLSSKQQKLALSKRSGGKGTKVPKKEKAKQSPLSKKSAARTSGKEKVTKTTSSKALKEHADKDGPAPKRVQQAQVSPKPQRVQQAQASPKPQRTITATPLSPKANTHKKESPAEKHGGEKSLQTTSSDSKADIRKTAPTKALGSPEPSVAQDQVLTRSQRKMEAAQRLSESPKSATKRAQDPVVTPVKRTRTSLSKTN
- the wu:fc17b08 gene encoding uncharacterized protein wu:fc17b08 isoform X3; translation: MRRKPPQTKRSVSVRVHVRIGRQKMASLCKRQQCMIERRGIRQDLDSWRYKLIQCVGFESILEGLFGSRLKDDLRLFKDCQPEGVSDWSFDENCLFCCLRREKVKEHLLGLNNDSLGSVARPLSFIKDQFNISNLEREAEEFLNAVLHRKDLPSFSDPDIPVVAREIMQRMIRQFAAEYTSKTSAAQGAPQPNGASDQSLLTTHSHTPAPAPAPAPAATAPATLTSARNPVLSQLLMAEQEAPLDLTVKKPDAIVCEQDGVLDLSTNKSRNKGAGSARAPTAPLVKGDSHDLDLAYASDLQSTSDLERFMAKLCLHHQRQIVDALGYLETEVKADASSSVSNVAARDERQPGSCGLVPCQQSSEVQCSSKARCKAEVLELAIQGHGKKVALEKNTYFPDSRNVPGNGSLLDLRKDNILSSLLTSSHEYETLSRQYQSPHGISSTSSLHFSQAKDKVSSGHLFFTGTLEEQQCASDNLMQTSSRESDIDVSPSYDRHEFSEPLQSFPIRTKDIQTRPLSVLRTSAAVSPNTPRTARKSRRGSFPRTKDGSLCRIDPDSHCDIVYIGKSITECQLESSNRMLPRRNARKSIRGHMYTEEFLELKTVRTLARKSAENGSGNCPAPMPVITLVTPKQVLAKPDGVPPVDMPFAGGCGESVVQTTPSETPVESEMLGDVLTNVNDVDVVVETSQTGQTTCPDKIDAPPEVITPVTVQKGSPSEQDEDVCTAEPLSQQSMELPATDDLEKADFEQNNESVENSEPVLEMTTKEDPPCEQSPKPLSVSDDKGIDEPCVVNESPALAQEDDLSLKDKETNVVLKEQNVGLHVSADVEGLSETSALAEEAFDDTTQDDEVLDEHSGTETELSTVRSSCEKEEKEVDEPTSEYTCSDTPPETYLEKEEVAREVLSSPESKKLKKRRTFGSSDRRLRSRASGVEEGSTTPEKNDKTASAQVSDSAAEEPKSPETKRPLRSVKAKPLASDVSTSEAQHSAEVCKEPTQQSSTDQLDKTADSSSSENPEADYVVLAKKMLRSGQAKQTLDQEGEQKAVSPVANITDAQISTTEELEEKKETPETDKSLSDMSEQTGLKDLHVPDPPSKDSLMEPLSPESDPSLVTSPRVSRHMPLRSKTSPVDSITPLPMGKSSTENTVEKSGHMPLRSASTIVADDAHRDSRSTSTSSAEEKFRYMPLRSRIGIDSDGSSSAGNHSESAGRMPLRSSSIITPMSPTTSARARKAQRSPRLSKFGVLSSDTDTEQKPIRSPRKTRPGKVTQGQMKGPVMPFILPGIPNSEPVAPNPHKFLQALRREENQHLVMNLNTKFDKMHKGWVHTDKEGPQTPRSRNKADRLKDIWKSKRRIRKPRSLEPHKFSPVQMLFMKSFDLPSICRWFLQSTETKSLVIVKKVNTRLPSETQLFFNSSSSMAGTSHGVFPSVQAERLKKHLKKFAIASPVKSNAKSQKLIAEALEKEPIIIKSKEKGPLTTATRMSTKPPSFRGASQSTESQKASGVGKNPASARILRKYSNIREKLQGQQQTRKPQSRKDPKAGNKGPSKQKLSSKQQKLALSKRSGGKGTKVPKKEKAKQSPLSKKSAARTSGKEKVTKTTSSKALKEHADKDGPAPKRVQQAQVSPKPQRVQQAQVSPKPQRVQQAQASPKPQRTITATPLSPKANTHKKESPAEKHGGEKSLQTTSSDSKADIRKTAPTKALGSPEPSVAQDQVLTRSQRKMEAAQRLSESPKSATKRAQDPVVTPVKRTRTSLSKTN
- the wu:fc17b08 gene encoding uncharacterized protein wu:fc17b08 isoform X1 encodes the protein MRRKPPQTKRSVSVRVHVRIGRQKMASLCKRQQCMIERRGIRQDLDSWRYKLIQCVGFESILEGLFGSRLKDDLRLFKDCQPEGVSDWSFDENCLFCCLRREKVKEHLLGLNNDSLGSVARPLSFIKDQFNISNLEREAEEFLNAVLHRKDLPSFSDPDIPVVAREIMQRMIRQFAAEYTSKTSAAQGAPQPNGASDQSLLTTHSHTPAPAPAPAPAATAPATLTSARNPVLSQLLMAEQEAPLDLTVKKPDAIVCEQDGVLDLSTNKSRNKGAGSARAPTAPLVKGDSHDLDLAYASDLQSTSDLERFMAKLCLHHQRQIVDALGYLETEVKADASSSVSNVAARDERQPGSCGLVPCQQSSEVQCSSKARCKAEVLELAIQGHGKKVALEKNTYFPDSRNVPGNGSLLDLRKDNILSSLLTSSHEYETLSRQYQSPHGISSTSSLHFSQAKDKVSSGHLFFTGTLEEQQCASDNLMQTSSRESDIDVSPSYDRHEFSEPLQSFPIRTKDIQTRPLSVLRTSAAVSPNTPRTARKSRRGSFPRTKDGSLCRIDPDSHCDIVYIGKSITECQLESSNRMLPRRNARKSIRGHMYTEEFLELKTVRTLARKSAENGSGNCPAPMPVITLVTPKQVLAKPDGVPPVDMPFAGGCGESVVQTTPSETPVESEMLGDVLTNVNDVDVVVETSQTGQTTCPDKIDAPPEVITPVTVQKGSPSEQDEDVCTAEPLSQQSMELPATDDLEKADFEQNNESVENSEPVLEMTTKEDPPCEQSPKPLSVSDDKGIDEPCVVNESPALAQEDDLSLKDKETNVVLKEQNVGLHVSADVEGLSETSALAEEAFDDTTQDDEVLDEHSGTETELSTVRSSCEKEEKEVDEPTSEYTCSDTPPETYLEKEEVAREVLSSPESKKLKKRRTFGSSDRRLRSRASGVEEGSTTPEKNDKTASAQVSDSAAEEPKSPETKRPLRSVKAKPLASDVSTSEAQHSAEVCKEPTQQSSTDQLDKTADSSSSENPEADYVVLAKKMLRSGQAKQTLDQEGEQKAVSPVANITDAQISTTEELEEKKETPETDKSLSDMSEQTGLKDLHVPDPPSKDSLMEPLSPESDPSLVTSPRVSRHMPLRSKTSPVDSITPLPMGKSSTENTVEKSGHMPLRSASTIVADDAHRDSRSTSTSSAEEKFRYMPLRSRIGIDSDGSSSAGNHSESAGRMPLRSSSIITPMSPTTSARARKAQRSPRLSKFGVLSSDTDTEQKPIRSPRKTRPGKVTQGQMKGPVMPFILPGIPNSEPVAPNPHKFLQALRREENQHLVMNLNTKFDKMHKGWVHTDKEGPQTPRSRNKADRLKDIWKSKRRIRKPRSLEPHKFSPVQMLFMKSFDLPSICRWFLQSTETKSLVIVKKVNTRLPSETQLFFNSSSSMAGTSHGVFPSVQAERLKKHLKKFAIASPVKSNAKSQKLIAEALEKEPIIIKSKEKGPLTTATRMSTKPPSFRGASQSTESQKASGVGKNPASARILRKYSNIREKLQGQQQTRKPQSRKDPKAGNKGPSKQKLSSKQQKLALSKRSGGKGTKVPKKEKAKQSPLSKKSAARTSGKEKVTKTTSSKALKEHADKDGPAPKRVQQAQVSPKPQRVQQAQVSPKPQRVQQAQVSPKPQRVQQAQASPKPQRTITATPLSPKANTHKKESPAEKHGGEKSLQTTSSDSKADIRKTAPTKALGSPEPSVAQDQVLTRSQRKMEAAQRLSESPKSATKRAQDPVVTPVKRTRTSLSKTN
- the wu:fc17b08 gene encoding uncharacterized protein wu:fc17b08 isoform X6, whose protein sequence is MQRMIRQFAAEYTSKTSAAQGAPQPNGASDQSLLTTHSHTPAPAPAPAPAATAPATLTSARNPVLSQLLMAEQEAPLDLTVKKPDAIVCEQDGVLDLSTNKSRNKGAGSARAPTAPLVKGDSHDLDLAYASDLQSTSDLERFMAKLCLHHQRQIVDALGYLETEVKADASSSVSNVAARDERQPGSCGLVPCQQSSEVQCSSKARCKAEVLELAIQGHGKKVALEKNTYFPDSRNVPGNGSLLDLRKDNILSSLLTSSHEYETLSRQYQSPHGISSTSSLHFSQAKDKVSSGHLFFTGTLEEQQCASDNLMQTSSRESDIDVSPSYDRHEFSEPLQSFPIRTKDIQTRPLSVLRTSAAVSPNTPRTARKSRRGSFPRTKDGSLCRIDPDSHCDIVYIGKSITECQLESSNRMLPRRNARKSIRGHMYTEEFLELKTVRTLARKSAENGSGNCPAPMPVITLVTPKQVLAKPDGVPPVDMPFAGGCGESVVQTTPSETPVESEMLGDVLTNVNDVDVVVETSQTGQTTCPDKIDAPPEVITPVTVQKGSPSEQDEDVCTAEPLSQQSMELPATDDLEKADFEQNNESVENSEPVLEMTTKEDPPCEQSPKPLSVSDDKGIDEPCVVNESPALAQEDDLSLKDKETNVVLKEQNVGLHVSADVEGLSETSALAEEAFDDTTQDDEVLDEHSGTETELSTVRSSCEKEEKEVDEPTSEYTCSDTPPETYLEKEEVAREVLSSPESKKLKKRRTFGSSDRRLRSRASGVEEGSTTPEKNDKTASAQVSDSAAEEPKSPETKRPLRSVKAKPLASDVSTSEAQHSAEVCKEPTQQSSTDQLDKTADSSSSENPEADYVVLAKKMLRSGQAKQTLDQEGEQKAVSPVANITDAQISTTEELEEKKETPETDKSLSDMSEQTGLKDLHVPDPPSKDSLMEPLSPESDPSLVTSPRVSRHMPLRSKTSPVDSITPLPMGKSSTENTVEKSGHMPLRSASTIVADDAHRDSRSTSTSSAEEKFRYMPLRSRIGIDSDGSSSAGNHSESAGRMPLRSSSIITPMSPTTSARARKAQRSPRLSKFGVLSSDTDTEQKPIRSPRKTRPGKVTQGQMKGPVMPFILPGIPNSEPVAPNPHKFLQALRREENQHLVMNLNTKFDKMHKGWVHTDKEGPQTPRSRNKADRLKDIWKSKRRIRKPRSLEPHKFSPVQMLFMKSFDLPSICRWFLQSTETKSLVIVKKVNTRLPSETQLFFNSSSSMAGTSHGVFPSVQAERLKKHLKKFAIASPVKSNAKSQKLIAEALEKEPIIIKSKEKGPLTTATRMSTKPPSFRGASQSTESQKASGVGKNPASARILRKYSNIREKLQGQQQTRKPQSRKDPKAGNKGPSKQKLSSKQQKLALSKRSGGKGTKVPKKEKAKQSPLSKKSAARTSGKEKVTKTTSSKALKEHADKDGPAPKRVQQAQVSPKPQRVQQAQVSPKPQRVQQAQVSPKPQRVQQAQASPKPQRTITATPLSPKANTHKKESPAEKHGGEKSLQTTSSDSKADIRKTAPTKALGSPEPSVAQDQVLTRSQRKMEAAQRLSESPKSATKRAQDPVVTPVKRTRTSLSKTN
- the wu:fc17b08 gene encoding uncharacterized protein wu:fc17b08 isoform X5, whose product is MCFESILEGLFGSRLKDDLRLFKDCQPEGVSDWSFDENCLFCCLRREKVKEHLLGLNNDSLGSVARPLSFIKDQFNISNLEREAEEFLNAVLHRKDLPSFSDPDIPVVAREIMQRMIRQFAAEYTSKTSAAQGAPQPNGASDQSLLTTHSHTPAPAPAPAPAATAPATLTSARNPVLSQLLMAEQEAPLDLTVKKPDAIVCEQDGVLDLSTNKSRNKGAGSARAPTAPLVKGDSHDLDLAYASDLQSTSDLERFMAKLCLHHQRQIVDALGYLETEVKADASSSVSNVAARDERQPGSCGLVPCQQSSEVQCSSKARCKAEVLELAIQGHGKKVALEKNTYFPDSRNVPGNGSLLDLRKDNILSSLLTSSHEYETLSRQYQSPHGISSTSSLHFSQAKDKVSSGHLFFTGTLEEQQCASDNLMQTSSRESDIDVSPSYDRHEFSEPLQSFPIRTKDIQTRPLSVLRTSAAVSPNTPRTARKSRRGSFPRTKDGSLCRIDPDSHCDIVYIGKSITECQLESSNRMLPRRNARKSIRGHMYTEEFLELKTVRTLARKSAENGSGNCPAPMPVITLVTPKQVLAKPDGVPPVDMPFAGGCGESVVQTTPSETPVESEMLGDVLTNVNDVDVVVETSQTGQTTCPDKIDAPPEVITPVTVQKGSPSEQDEDVCTAEPLSQQSMELPATDDLEKADFEQNNESVENSEPVLEMTTKEDPPCEQSPKPLSVSDDKGIDEPCVVNESPALAQEDDLSLKDKETNVVLKEQNVGLHVSADVEGLSETSALAEEAFDDTTQDDEVLDEHSGTETELSTVRSSCEKEEKEVDEPTSEYTCSDTPPETYLEKEEVAREVLSSPESKKLKKRRTFGSSDRRLRSRASGVEEGSTTPEKNDKTASAQVSDSAAEEPKSPETKRPLRSVKAKPLASDVSTSEAQHSAEVCKEPTQQSSTDQLDKTADSSSSENPEADYVVLAKKMLRSGQAKQTLDQEGEQKAVSPVANITDAQISTTEELEEKKETPETDKSLSDMSEQTGLKDLHVPDPPSKDSLMEPLSPESDPSLVTSPRVSRHMPLRSKTSPVDSITPLPMGKSSTENTVEKSGHMPLRSASTIVADDAHRDSRSTSTSSAEEKFRYMPLRSRIGIDSDGSSSAGNHSESAGRMPLRSSSIITPMSPTTSARARKAQRSPRLSKFGVLSSDTDTEQKPIRSPRKTRPGKVTQGQMKGPVMPFILPGIPNSEPVAPNPHKFLQALRREENQHLVMNLNTKFDKMHKGWVHTDKEGPQTPRSRNKADRLKDIWKSKRRIRKPRSLEPHKFSPVQMLFMKSFDLPSICRWFLQSTETKSLVIVKKVNTRLPSETQLFFNSSSSMAGTSHGVFPSVQAERLKKHLKKFAIASPVKSNAKSQKLIAEALEKEPIIIKSKEKGPLTTATRMSTKPPSFRGASQSTESQKASGVGKNPASARILRKYSNIREKLQGQQQTRKPQSRKDPKAGNKGPSKQKLSSKQQKLALSKRSGGKGTKVPKKEKAKQSPLSKKSAARTSGKEKVTKTTSSKALKEHADKDGPAPKRVQQAQVSPKPQRVQQAQVSPKPQRVQQAQVSPKPQRVQQAQASPKPQRTITATPLSPKANTHKKESPAEKHGGEKSLQTTSSDSKADIRKTAPTKALGSPEPSVAQDQVLTRSQRKMEAAQRLSESPKSATKRAQDPVVTPVKRTRTSLSKTN